CAGTATCAGCATCGGCTACAACTTCAAGGGGTTGAGTTTCTAAAACGAAAAAAGCCGCGCAGACTGCGCGGCTTTTTTTTTGCCTGCCCAAATAATTACTGGAACGCCTGTATCCCCGTCTGCGCCCGGCCCAGGATCAGCGCATGGATATCATGCGTACCTTCGTAGGTGTTGACCACCTCGAGATTGACCATGTGGCGGATGATGCCGAATTCGTCCGAGATGCCGTTACCGCCGAGCATATCGCGGGCTACGCGGGCGATGTCGAGCGACTTGCCGCAGGAGTTGCGCTTCATCATCGAGGTGATTTCCACCGCCGCCGTGCCGGCATCCTTCATGCGGCCCAGTTGCAAACAGCCTTGCAGGCCCAGCGTGATTTCGGTCTGCATGTCGGCCAGCTTCTTTTGCACCAACTGGTTGGCAGCCAGCGGACGGCCGAATTGCTGGCGGTCCAGCACGTACTGGCGCGCCGTATGCCAGCAGGCTTCGGCCGCGCCCAGCGCGCCCCAGGCGATGCCGTAGCGGGCCGAATTGAGGCAGGTGAAGGGGCCTTTCAGGCCGCGCACGTCCGGGAAGGCGTTCTCTTCCGGGCAGAACACATTGTCCATCACGATCTCGCCGGTGACCGAGGCGCGCAGGCCGAACTTGCCGTGGATGGCCGGCGCACTCAGGCCCGCCATGCCCTTGTCGAGGATGAAGCCGCGGATTGCGCCTTCGTCGTCCTTGGCCCACACCACGAACA
This is a stretch of genomic DNA from Duganella zoogloeoides. It encodes these proteins:
- a CDS encoding acyl-CoA dehydrogenase, which encodes MSQARAQFHWDDPLLLEQQLTDEERMVRDAAAAYCGDKLAPRILDAFRHEKMDTSIFREMGELGLLGPTIPEQYGGPELNYVAYGLIAREVERIDSGYRSMMSVQSSLVMVPIYEFGTEAQRQKYLPKLATGEWIGCFGLTEPNHGSDPGSMITRAKKVPGGYALSGAKMWITNSPVADVFVVWAKDDEGAIRGFILDKGMAGLSAPAIHGKFGLRASVTGEIVMDNVFCPEENAFPDVRGLKGPFTCLNSARYGIAWGALGAAEACWHTARQYVLDRQQFGRPLAANQLVQKKLADMQTEITLGLQGCLQLGRMKDAGTAAVEITSMMKRNSCGKSLDIARVARDMLGGNGISDEFGIIRHMVNLEVVNTYEGTHDIHALILGRAQTGIQAFQ